The following proteins are encoded in a genomic region of Sulfurovum indicum:
- a CDS encoding AMP-dependent synthetase/ligase, protein MKDQFTHFGELYRYLELQPPKEAFLHYRVEGVYKNISKSEFLQTVRYLALAFYQNGWKGKQIGIAVSPSPYWLMLDYALMLSGAVSVPIFTNISSKNLHFQIMNADLGTVFIENREQEELISRAGKDVVSVYLEDIPNHKVFSGYVEEGRKIDAQNPSVFKTLIYQISPLDLATIVYTSGTSGTPKGVELTHRNLISQIHSTAQNYRFDRDSDLAFSLLPLAHIFERMVMHFYLSRELSIYFADDVKNVGILLKEVNPTVMTVVPRLLEKVFFKMRTKALEGSFLKKWLVHLAFYRATTKDPYGDLTLFDKLLDRIVYHKLRQAFGTRMRMMISGGAALSDKLYRFYLNIGIPLYQGYGLTESSPVICSNTPDNNKIGTCGKAFPGVKVKVTPEGELLACGPNIMRGYHNNKKATDEAIDEEGWLHTGDLASIDEDGYVRITGRRDELFKTSTGEFISSVYIEQALTGNGWFEHALVVGEAKPYVVALLFIEHDFLERLAVQMQTAPSMILESQKFETMVRNFIGSVNKKLNHWEKIRDYRVISDRLSIEEGHITPSMKLGKKHLMDLYHKEIGEMYKGHL, encoded by the coding sequence GTGAAGGATCAATTTACCCATTTCGGAGAGCTTTACCGTTACCTGGAACTTCAGCCCCCGAAAGAGGCGTTTTTACATTACCGGGTGGAGGGTGTCTATAAAAACATCTCCAAAAGCGAATTTCTTCAGACAGTACGTTATCTTGCTCTCGCCTTCTATCAGAACGGATGGAAAGGAAAACAGATAGGTATTGCAGTGTCACCTTCCCCGTACTGGCTTATGCTTGACTATGCCCTGATGCTCAGCGGTGCGGTCAGTGTTCCCATTTTTACAAATATCTCCTCAAAGAACTTGCACTTTCAGATCATGAATGCAGATCTGGGGACTGTTTTCATAGAAAACAGAGAACAGGAAGAGCTCATCAGCCGTGCAGGAAAAGATGTGGTCAGCGTCTATCTTGAAGATATACCGAATCATAAAGTATTCAGCGGCTATGTTGAAGAGGGCAGAAAGATAGATGCACAGAACCCTTCTGTTTTTAAAACACTGATCTACCAGATAAGCCCTTTGGATCTGGCGACGATCGTTTACACTTCAGGAACCTCTGGAACACCAAAGGGTGTGGAACTGACACACAGAAACCTTATTTCCCAGATACATTCAACTGCACAGAACTACCGTTTTGACAGAGATTCTGATCTCGCTTTTTCCCTGTTGCCGCTTGCACATATCTTTGAACGAATGGTAATGCACTTTTATCTTTCCCGGGAACTCAGTATCTACTTTGCAGATGATGTTAAAAATGTAGGTATTTTACTTAAAGAGGTCAACCCTACAGTCATGACGGTCGTACCAAGGCTGCTTGAGAAGGTTTTTTTTAAAATGAGAACAAAAGCACTGGAAGGAAGTTTTCTTAAAAAGTGGCTTGTGCATCTTGCATTTTACCGTGCTACGACCAAAGATCCCTACGGAGACCTGACTCTCTTTGACAAACTGCTTGACCGTATTGTGTACCATAAACTGCGTCAGGCATTTGGTACAAGAATGCGCATGATGATCAGTGGTGGTGCGGCCCTTTCGGACAAGCTTTACCGTTTCTATCTGAATATAGGTATACCTCTTTATCAGGGCTACGGATTGACGGAGTCAAGTCCGGTTATCTGTTCCAATACTCCTGATAACAACAAGATCGGTACCTGCGGCAAAGCATTCCCGGGAGTTAAAGTCAAAGTCACCCCGGAAGGTGAACTGTTGGCATGCGGTCCCAATATAATGAGAGGATACCACAATAACAAAAAGGCAACTGATGAAGCGATCGATGAGGAGGGATGGCTGCATACGGGTGATCTGGCGAGTATTGATGAAGATGGTTATGTACGTATTACGGGAAGAAGAGATGAACTCTTTAAGACCTCTACAGGAGAATTCATCTCTTCGGTATATATAGAACAGGCATTGACGGGTAACGGATGGTTCGAGCATGCACTTGTTGTCGGTGAAGCAAAGCCGTATGTGGTAGCGCTTCTTTTTATAGAACATGACTTTTTGGAACGTCTGGCAGTACAAATGCAGACAGCACCGTCAATGATACTTGAGTCACAAAAATTTGAAACGATGGTACGCAATTTTATAGGCAGTGTCAATAAAAAGCTTAACCATTGGGAAAAGATACGAGATTACAGGGTTATCAGTGATAGGCTCAGTATAGAGGAGGGGCACATTACTCCCTCGATGAAATTGGGTAAAAAGCATTTGATGGATCTCTACCATAAAGAGATAGGTGAAATGTACAAGGGGCATCTATGA
- a CDS encoding thiolase family protein, protein MRNESVKKKQERIAIVSGLRTPMARAGGRFAKIEADRLGALLFRELMLRSPIEYEEVDEVIIGNVAQPIHAANIARVIALRAGFPESTPALTVHRNCASGMESITTAASRIHAGEGSIYVCGGVESMSNIPLVYNERMTSLFSKLAASKTAVDKVRALFGFRPSYLKPVVGLMSGLTDPVSGLMMGSTAEVLAQDFGISREAQDLFALRSHQKAQKAKESGRFSLESMAVVYDLYEGRYLDYDDGIRKAQTLEKLLVLKPFFDKKNGTVTAGNASQITDAAAGVVIMSESDARKRGIEPLGYLRDYTYSGLEPKRMGLGPVFATYKLFGQTGLGMDDMQIVEINEAFAAQVIACEKAFASKKFAKVHFGENKAVGAIDPDILNVNGGAVALGHPVGMTGTRLVITLLHELRRRGLQRGLATLCVGGGQGAALMLEVK, encoded by the coding sequence ATGAGAAACGAAAGTGTGAAAAAAAAGCAAGAGCGTATTGCGATTGTATCGGGTCTTCGTACACCAATGGCAAGGGCAGGTGGGCGTTTTGCCAAAATAGAGGCAGACAGACTGGGGGCACTGCTTTTTCGTGAACTGATGCTTCGGTCACCGATAGAGTATGAAGAGGTGGACGAGGTTATTATAGGGAATGTTGCCCAACCTATCCATGCAGCGAATATTGCAAGGGTTATTGCACTGCGTGCAGGATTCCCCGAGTCTACACCGGCTTTGACAGTGCACCGTAACTGTGCGTCAGGTATGGAGTCGATCACCACAGCTGCTTCCCGTATTCATGCAGGTGAAGGCAGCATCTATGTCTGCGGGGGTGTGGAATCAATGTCTAACATACCACTTGTCTATAATGAAAGAATGACAAGCCTTTTTAGTAAGCTGGCGGCATCCAAGACAGCTGTTGACAAAGTACGTGCTCTGTTTGGTTTTAGACCCTCTTACCTTAAACCGGTAGTAGGACTGATGTCAGGACTGACTGATCCTGTCAGCGGACTGATGATGGGTTCTACTGCTGAAGTTCTTGCACAGGATTTTGGTATCAGCAGGGAAGCACAGGATCTCTTTGCACTCCGTAGCCACCAAAAAGCACAAAAAGCAAAAGAGAGCGGGCGCTTCTCGTTGGAAAGTATGGCTGTTGTCTATGATCTTTATGAGGGTAGGTATCTGGATTATGATGATGGTATACGCAAAGCACAGACACTTGAAAAGCTCCTGGTCCTGAAACCTTTTTTTGACAAAAAGAACGGTACAGTGACAGCAGGCAACGCATCTCAGATCACAGATGCTGCTGCGGGAGTAGTGATTATGAGCGAAAGTGATGCCAGAAAACGGGGGATTGAACCTCTTGGTTACCTGCGCGACTACACCTATTCCGGGCTTGAACCCAAACGTATGGGGCTTGGTCCTGTCTTTGCAACCTATAAACTTTTTGGACAAACAGGCCTTGGAATGGATGATATGCAGATCGTAGAGATCAATGAGGCTTTTGCAGCACAGGTCATCGCATGTGAAAAAGCATTTGCATCCAAAAAATTTGCAAAGGTGCACTTTGGGGAGAATAAAGCTGTCGGTGCTATTGACCCGGATATTCTGAATGTTAACGGTGGTGCTGTGGCATTGGGGCACCCTGTGGGAATGACGGGTACGAGACTGGTGATTACTTTACTGCATGAGCTTAGACGACGCGGACTTCAACGAGGTCTGGCAACTCTGTGTGTCGGTGGCGGACAGGGTGCAGCACTTATGCTGGAGGTAAAGTGA
- a CDS encoding 3-hydroxyacyl-CoA dehydrogenase NAD-binding domain-containing protein — translation MNNVETKNFKFHMHENGIATLIFDTPGTTVNVLSFEVLYEFDELLRQFEIDKSIKALFIESAKEGIFIAGADIHEIEALKEKSDILEKLEHGQAILNRLEDLPFPTVAVIDGACLGGGLELAMACDYRIVSNDPHTRIGLPEVSLGIIPGLGGTQRLPLLVGFSKAIELITASKRLKGDKALKLGLVDASVPSGYLGFKKEVYSREILAGRLKKKAAGREHGIKWYEMLFPVRMFIGMMARRAVLKQTDGHYPAPIRAVDVVEKTLSLPLEEGLRMEREAFAPLAISEISKNLIGLFFTSEALKKEPFSAAKAKPLRSAAVIGVGTMGSGIAWVLAQADIPLRLGARKMGSISRAIARMMNSFESLRLRGRLTGREIGLKMDRVTYASDMEGFEKCDIVIEAVSEDAVLKQQIFSSIEERVGDDAVIVTNTSSLAITDLLKEAKYPERFAGMHFFNPVSKMPLVEVIAGEKTSDETIATVVALARRLGKIPIKVGECAGFLVNRILLPYLNESAKMFEEGESIERIDRLLKEFGMPMGPFILADEVGIDIGEKVSNILYEAYGERMFPSQILSTMVEKKWLGKKTGRGFYLHKKRKRSVNDLLNVLQRHGTALEEGVIRDRAILIMVNEAARCLEEKVVANARYLDMAMVMGTGFPAFRGGVLRYADSRGAADIVVTLKNLEEQFGDRFAPTSLLVKMAEEDKMFYKEV, via the coding sequence ATGAACAATGTAGAGACGAAAAACTTCAAGTTCCATATGCATGAGAACGGTATAGCGACACTGATTTTCGATACCCCAGGTACGACGGTTAATGTACTGAGTTTTGAAGTGCTGTATGAATTTGATGAACTACTGAGGCAGTTTGAAATTGATAAAAGCATCAAAGCACTCTTTATTGAGAGCGCAAAGGAAGGTATTTTCATTGCCGGTGCGGATATCCATGAGATAGAAGCATTGAAAGAGAAGAGTGATATCCTGGAAAAACTGGAGCATGGACAGGCGATTCTCAATCGTCTGGAAGATCTTCCCTTCCCGACCGTTGCAGTCATAGACGGTGCCTGTCTTGGTGGAGGGCTGGAGCTGGCGATGGCGTGTGACTACCGTATCGTTTCGAATGATCCCCATACACGAATAGGGCTTCCGGAAGTGAGCCTTGGGATCATTCCCGGTCTTGGCGGTACGCAGCGGCTGCCGCTGCTGGTAGGTTTTTCCAAAGCTATAGAGCTTATTACTGCATCCAAACGTCTCAAGGGTGACAAAGCACTGAAGCTTGGTCTGGTCGATGCTTCCGTACCTTCAGGATATCTCGGTTTTAAAAAAGAGGTTTACAGCAGAGAGATACTTGCCGGCAGACTTAAAAAGAAAGCAGCCGGAAGAGAGCATGGCATCAAATGGTATGAGATGCTTTTCCCGGTCAGAATGTTCATAGGTATGATGGCACGCAGGGCAGTTCTAAAACAGACGGATGGACACTATCCTGCACCGATACGGGCTGTTGATGTAGTTGAAAAGACACTTTCCCTGCCCCTTGAAGAGGGCCTGCGCATGGAGCGGGAAGCATTTGCTCCGCTGGCCATATCAGAGATAAGTAAAAATCTCATTGGACTTTTCTTTACCTCCGAAGCATTGAAAAAAGAGCCTTTTTCTGCTGCCAAAGCGAAGCCTCTCAGGAGTGCGGCGGTTATCGGAGTGGGTACCATGGGTTCGGGGATTGCATGGGTACTGGCACAGGCGGATATCCCTTTAAGACTGGGAGCAAGGAAAATGGGAAGTATCTCCCGGGCGATAGCCAGAATGATGAATAGCTTCGAAAGTCTCAGGCTCAGAGGACGATTGACAGGGAGGGAGATAGGGCTTAAAATGGACCGGGTGACCTATGCTTCCGATATGGAAGGCTTTGAAAAGTGTGACATTGTCATTGAAGCGGTAAGTGAAGATGCTGTGCTCAAACAGCAGATCTTCTCCTCTATAGAAGAGAGGGTAGGAGATGATGCAGTCATTGTCACCAATACTTCTTCGTTGGCGATAACCGATCTGCTTAAAGAAGCAAAGTATCCTGAGCGTTTTGCCGGAATGCATTTTTTTAACCCTGTCTCCAAAATGCCGCTGGTCGAGGTGATCGCCGGAGAGAAGACATCGGATGAGACCATTGCGACTGTGGTTGCTTTGGCCAGAAGACTGGGCAAGATACCTATAAAAGTAGGTGAGTGTGCCGGTTTCCTCGTTAACCGTATTCTCCTTCCCTACCTGAACGAATCGGCAAAGATGTTCGAAGAGGGTGAAAGTATTGAGCGCATCGACAGGCTGCTGAAAGAGTTCGGTATGCCGATGGGTCCTTTTATACTTGCAGATGAGGTGGGTATAGATATCGGTGAAAAGGTTTCCAATATCCTGTATGAGGCTTACGGTGAGCGTATGTTCCCCTCTCAAATTCTTTCAACGATGGTAGAAAAAAAGTGGCTTGGCAAGAAAACGGGCAGAGGATTCTACCTGCACAAGAAGAGAAAAAGATCGGTGAATGATCTGCTTAATGTATTGCAACGACATGGTACTGCATTGGAAGAGGGTGTCATACGGGACAGAGCAATACTCATTATGGTTAATGAAGCAGCACGCTGTCTGGAGGAAAAGGTAGTTGCCAATGCACGCTACCTGGATATGGCAATGGTAATGGGGACAGGTTTTCCGGCATTCAGAGGAGGAGTGCTTCGCTATGCAGACAGCAGGGGAGCGGCAGATATCGTGGTCACACTAAAAAATCTTGAAGAGCAGTTTGGTGACCGTTTTGCACCAACGTCACTTTTGGTGAAGATGGCTGAAGAAGATAAAATGTTCTATAAAGAGGTTTAA
- the pckA gene encoding phosphoenolpyruvate carboxykinase (ATP): protein MSTRTPNGLDKLGLKDIKEVYYNLSYDELQAHEINRGECKISTSGTAMCDTGIFTGRSPKDKYFVDQPPSNQHIAWGDVNRPIKKEIYEELLDLTLTQLSGKNIYVMDVFAGASEASKRSIRFVTEVAWQAHFVKNMFIRPTEEELENFEPDFTVYNACKTVDEKYKEHGLNSDVFVVFNIEDNVSIIGGTWYGGEMKKGIFSMMNYWLPLEGKLPMHCSANVGKEGDVCLFFGLSGTGKTTLSTDPNRALIGDDEHGWDDNGVFNFEGGCYAKVINLDPRSEPEIYGAITKDALLENVVADETGNVDYADGSKTENTRVSYPIEHIKNHKPDLQAGHPKNIIFLTADAFGVLPPVSKLTKEQAMYYFLSGYTAKVAGTERGITEPVATFSACFGEAFLPLHPTVYAELLGKKIDEHNVNVYLVNTGWTGGPYGIGKRMSIKDTRACIDGILNGSINDAEFETLPTFDLQIPKVLEGVKDNNVLNPRNTWEDKAEYDASLAKLAAMFIENFKRYDDKGREFDFASAGPQL, encoded by the coding sequence ATGAGTACCAGAACGCCCAACGGACTTGACAAGCTCGGGTTGAAAGACATAAAAGAGGTCTATTACAATCTGAGCTATGATGAGTTGCAAGCGCATGAAATCAACAGGGGAGAGTGTAAGATCTCTACATCAGGCACAGCAATGTGTGATACCGGTATTTTTACCGGAAGAAGTCCCAAAGACAAATACTTTGTAGATCAGCCGCCTTCCAATCAGCATATTGCATGGGGTGATGTTAACAGACCGATCAAAAAAGAGATCTATGAGGAGCTGCTTGACCTGACACTGACACAGCTTTCAGGGAAAAACATCTATGTAATGGATGTTTTTGCCGGTGCAAGTGAAGCAAGTAAGCGTTCGATCAGATTTGTCACAGAAGTAGCATGGCAGGCACACTTTGTAAAAAATATGTTCATACGTCCGACAGAAGAGGAATTGGAAAACTTTGAACCTGATTTTACGGTTTATAATGCCTGTAAAACTGTTGATGAAAAGTATAAAGAGCATGGACTCAACTCGGATGTCTTTGTTGTATTCAATATTGAGGACAATGTCTCCATTATAGGTGGTACATGGTACGGCGGTGAAATGAAGAAGGGTATCTTCTCCATGATGAACTATTGGCTGCCGCTTGAGGGAAAACTCCCTATGCACTGTTCTGCGAATGTCGGGAAAGAGGGAGATGTATGTCTCTTTTTCGGACTTTCCGGAACGGGAAAAACAACACTCTCGACAGATCCGAACCGTGCACTTATAGGTGATGATGAACATGGATGGGACGACAACGGAGTCTTTAACTTTGAAGGCGGATGTTATGCGAAAGTGATCAACCTTGATCCACGATCAGAGCCTGAGATCTATGGTGCTATTACAAAAGATGCACTTTTGGAGAATGTCGTTGCGGATGAGACGGGAAATGTAGACTATGCAGACGGTTCCAAAACGGAAAATACACGTGTCTCCTACCCGATCGAACATATCAAGAACCACAAGCCGGACCTTCAGGCTGGGCATCCCAAAAATATTATTTTCCTTACAGCCGATGCATTCGGTGTCTTGCCTCCGGTAAGCAAGCTGACAAAAGAACAGGCGATGTACTACTTCCTCAGTGGCTATACTGCCAAGGTTGCAGGTACTGAGCGGGGGATTACCGAGCCTGTTGCAACCTTCTCTGCCTGTTTCGGTGAAGCTTTTCTGCCATTGCATCCAACCGTATATGCTGAGCTGCTTGGTAAAAAGATCGATGAACACAATGTAAACGTCTATCTGGTCAATACAGGATGGACAGGCGGGCCTTACGGTATCGGTAAGCGTATGAGTATTAAAGATACCAGAGCATGTATAGACGGTATTCTTAACGGTTCTATCAACGATGCTGAGTTTGAAACGCTTCCGACTTTTGATCTTCAAATACCGAAAGTTCTTGAAGGTGTAAAGGACAACAATGTCCTGAACCCAAGAAATACATGGGAAGACAAAGCGGAATATGATGCAAGTCTGGCAAAGCTTGCAGCTATGTTCATTGAGAACTTCAAGCGTTATGATGACAAGGGCAGAGAGTTCGACTTTGCTTCAGCAGGTCCACAGCTTTAA